The stretch of DNA GGTAATCCGCAGGTCAAACCCTTTTCGCAGTTCGACCGACCCCGCGCTGCCTTCTACCGAAATCAGCGTTTCGGGAAATGCATCGCTTTCCAACACCGACGCATACGACATTTCGACGTAGCACGTTAGCCCCGAAACCATGTCGATCAGCGTATTCGCCACGTCTTCGCCCCGGATGCGCGGGTTAATGCGCTGCGTTCGGCAGAACAGCCGCGCAGGTTCTCCGAACAGAAAACGGGCCATGTCGAACGTATGCGAACCAACGTCCGAAATAATAAACTGCTCGATTTCAGCCAGAAACGGCTGGTTATCGAATACCGGAAAGCCAGAACAGAAATAAATCCGTCCTTTGAAGGGCGTGCCTATTTCGCCCGAATCCAGCACTGCTTTCAGGGCGCGGATCGGCGTTTGCCAGCGGAAGTTTTCGTGAACAAACAACGGCACGTCCGCCCGCTCACACGCGTCGACCATCTGTCGACAGGTTTCCAGGTCGTTTGCCATTGGTTTCTGCGTGATCACCGGCACGCCATGTTCTGCCGCCAGGAGCACCAGCCCCGCGTGGGTGTTGGGGCTGGTAATAACGTCGAGCGCGTCGATGCGTTCGGCATCGAGCATCACGCGGGCATCGGTATACACACCGGCAACGCCAAACGTTTCAGCCAGTGTACGAGCTTTGGCCGCGTCGGCGTCGCACACGGCCACAACCGTCACGCCGGGCAGTTCGCGCCAGCCCGCAACCTGATAAGTCGCCCAGAAACCACACCCCACAATGGCAATGTTCATGGTTTTTTAGTGATGAGTGATGAACGATGAGTGATGAGTTTTTCAAGCGTCAGCAAACTCATCACTCATCGTTCATCACTCATCACTCATTTAGTGGTAATGTCTTTCACCTGCTGGCGGATGTCGTCCATCTCGAAGATATGCTGCCAGCCGTCGCGGAACAGGATTGGTTTGGCGCGTTTGCTGATTTTATAGGCCGCGTCGGAGAACGTGCCATTCACTTCCTTGAACAGCACGGCGATTTGAATGCGGAGGTGGCCCAGCACGAAATCGCGGGCGGCTGCTTCGGGAACGCCGAGCGCTACAATGCGGTCGTAGCCTTCTTTTACCACCTCCATGCAGGTCTGGGCCAGCGTTTCAACCATTGCCGGTTCCAGAATCGCCATTTGTTCCAGCGTAATCCGGTGCGTGTCTTTGGTGGGCGCGTACATCTCCTGCGCTACCCGCTCGCCCAGGGCGTAATGGGTCTCGCTACCGTGCATGAGCGCGACCACAATCGATTGTTTAGCCGAGATACCGCCGTAGAAATCCCGGAAAGCCTCTTCGGTTGGCTCCCAGTTGAAAACCGACGGGTGGCAGGGATGGGCAATCACATAGCCGAGGTCGTCGCGGTGGGCAATAACCCCGTCGAGCGGAGCCGCCGGGTCGAGCGTAAGCACGAGCGCACCCGGTTTCATCTGCGGAATCAGGTCGTCGGAGATGGCACCAATGGCTACGTCGGGAACAGCCAGAATCACGACGTCGGCGTCGGGAATGGCCTCGGTTCCTACCACAATGACTCCCCGCTGCCGGAGGTTGTCGATACCGCGTTCGCTGACTTCGAGATAGGCAACGTCATAGTGGGGGTACTTCAGAAAATTGTCGGTCAGGCGGCATCCCATTTTTCCACCGGCACCAACGAGGGCAATTTTGGTCATTGTCGTTTTTGGTTAATCGCTATTTCTCGCAAATTTTGCTTAATCCAGTTTACGCCAGTCTCAGCCCAGTCGGCTTCAATAGCGATGGTTTCGGCGAGGGTGTCCCTAAAAGGCGGCCACTGTTCCAACGTTACTGTCTGGCAACGGCCAAACGGTGTCAGATGGCGCAGTGCGTCGGCCAAATCGAGCCTGCCCGTTCCTGGGCGGGTGCCTTCGACAACAAAACCCATTTTATGCGTAACCCGCTCACAAACAAAGTCTTTGGCGTGCAGATTGACCGTGTATGGCCCCAGCACCGACAGCACCGTATGCACGTCTTCAGCCGCGCCGAATGAGTTGGTGGTATCTAAACAAATTCCGACGCGCTCAACGTTGGTCTGCTGAATAATTCGTTCGAGCGAGCGGGCAGCAAAGCGGTCGTGGTTTTCGAGAGCCAGCACCACGTTCGTGTCTGCCAGCACCGGCAGCACAGCCCGAATCACGCTCACAACGTCCTGTTCTGAAGGCTTGTAATCGCCGTCGTCGATCACAACCCGCAAAAACGGTGAACCCGCTTCTGCCGCCAGCCCCAGATACGTCCTGAGGTTGTCTACCGTCAGTCGGCGCGTGCCCACTTCGATGTGCAGCCCCAACGCACGTGCCCGCGCCCGCAACGCCAGCCAGTCGTCTGCCGACAGCCTGTGCAAGGGCAGGTTGTCGCCGAACTGTACGGCCTGCGCACCCAGCCGGGCGGCCCGGTCGAGCAACTCCAAAGCAGTCAACGGGTGTTCGGGCCAATAACCCGGCACCCCTACCGCCCACGGGTAACTATATGTACTGATGCCAGTTTGCATAGGCAGGGGGGGGTGAATAGTTGAATGGTTGAATGATTGAATGATTGAATGAGCCTTGTCACAACCATTCAATCACTCAATCATTCAACCATTCAATCTTGTTCTCCAATGCGCCAATTCCTTCGATTTCCAGTCTGACCGTGTCGCCTGCCTGCATAAAGTGCTGGGGCCGGGAGAAATAACCAACGCCCGCCGGGGTGCCGGTGGTCATCAGGTCGCCGGGGTGCATGGTCATCACGCTCGTCAGCCACGATAGCAGGTGCGGCAACGAGTAAATCCAGTCGGCAGTAGAGCCGTTCTGTACGAGTTGCCCGTTGAGCAGTGTGCGTAGTTTTACGTCCGACAAATCGGGCAGTTCGTCTTTGGTAACGATGCACGGCCCAACGGGAGCAAACGTCTCGAAGTTTTTGCCGAGTGTAATCTGATTATCAACAAATTGCACGTCACGGGCCGAAACGTCGTGTAGAATTGTGTAGCCGAATACCGCATCCATCACCGATTCATCTTCGGGCAGGTGCCGCACTTTTTTGCCGAACACGAGCGTAAACTCTACCTCCCAGTCTAATTGCCGAATACCCGCCGGATGCAGAATAGCCTCGCCCGGCCCGATTACGTTCGACGGAAATTTGGGGAAGAAGAACGGTTTCTGCGGTAATTTAGCGGCTGGATTTTCGGCAAAATGTCCGTGATAGTTGATACCGCAGCACAAGATTTTTCCCGGTTTCAGCGGAGCTTTCAGGGTCACGTCGCCAAACGGAATCGTTGTTTCGGTAGTGGCAACGGCATGGAGCAGGGCTTCCCGCAAGTTATCGAACTGTTCGATTAGCGCGACCATATCGTTTGTACCGGCAACGTCGGTTACGTCGACTAAGTTACCGTTTTTCTCAACCCCGATACGGGTTTGTTGCTGACGTTGGAAAGTGTATAGCTTCATCGTATCAATAATCCTTTATGCACGTTTTCAGGGTGGGCGGTTATGTCGGCAAAAACAGCGGGGGCCTCCCACATCGGGAACGCCGTTGCCCAGTCGGGAAAACGAATTTTACCCTCGGCCAGCAACTGCATCGATGTTGGGAAACAGTCGGGCGTAGAGGTACGCGAGCCGTAAATGGTTGGCTCTTTCCGGGTAAAATCCAGCCCCTGAAACGGCACAGCCACCCCCTTCCCAACCAATCCGACAATAACGATGCGCCCGCCCGCTGCCACCAGATCGAGCGTTTGAGTCATCACCGCTGGTACGCCCGTAGCCTCGATCACCACCGGCATACCTTCGCCGTTGGTGCGTTCCAGGACGTTTTTTATCAGATTTCCGTCCGACAGCATCCCGTCGGCTCCTAACCGGGCGGCTGTTTCTACGCGTTGGGGCAGCACATCGACGGCCAGCACGCGTGCGCCGAAAGCCCGTGCCACGTCAATCGTCACCATACCGATGGGTCCGCAGCCCAGCACCAGCACGTCGTCGGCGGCTGTGACCCCGGCGCGTTGGCAGGCGTGGAGCGCTACGGTCACGGGTTCGGTAAAGGCCGCCTTTTCAAGAGACAGACCGTCGGGGATTTTGTAGGCGTGGGTAGCGGGCGTCAGCACAAAATCGGCATACCCGCCCGGCACGTGAACGCCCGTAATCCGCAGATTCACACAGCAGTTCCGCTTACCGATACGGCACGGATAACACCGCCCGCAACTCACAAACGGATCGACCACCACCCGGTCGCCGATGGATAACTCTGCTACGTCTGGGCCAACCGCTTCAACATAACCCGACACTTCGTGTCCGCCAATATTCGGATAGGCAACATACGGGTTTTTGCCTGTATAAATGTACAGATCGCCCGCGCAGATACCCGCTGCGGCTACGGCCACGCGCACTTCGCCCGGCCCCGGCTGTGGCATGGCCCACGAGCCAACGGTCATGGTTTGCGGAGCGGAGATGATGAGGGCACGCATGATAGAGGGAGAAGGGAAAAAAGGGTAAGTAGTATGAGACGTTAGTTTACGGGGTCGAGGTCGAACCAGTTACCGGGGGCAAGTAGAATCGATTCGGGTAATGCATTACCGGCTTTGTAGTGCTCCAGTATGTAGTGTTGGAATGTGAGAACATCCTCGTGATCGGGGTTGATATAGTGGCAGGGAAACACCTGTCGGACGCCGAGCCACTGGGCAGCCAAAAAAGCTTCGTGGGGGTTCATCTCGCCGGTCAGTACCCGGTCGGGGCCTTCCATCAGGTGAATCACCTCCCAGGGCTGCGTAATGCCAATGGCTGCGTGGGTCGGTTTGTACAACTCGCCCTGTAGTTTCAAATCACTGAACAGGGCGGTATCGCCGTAGTGGTAGAACCGAATGCCTTCGTCAACGTGAATAATAAACGCCATCGGAACGCCCGTAATGAATTCACCCGTAGGCAGTTTGATATGCGACCAGTGATGGCATTCCAGCGGATGCACCTGAATACCAGCGATTTCGACCCGAATATTCCAACAGGTCGCCGTTATCTGCGAACCGGGCAGGCCGAGTGCCATGAGGTGCTGCTTTACGTCGGCCCCGCACACGACCCGTGCGCCAGTACGTTTGGCAATGGCAAACGTATCGCCGTAATGGTCGGGAGCCGCGTGGGTCACGCAGATCAGGTCGACCCGCTCCAGGTCAGCCGATTTCACGGGCGAACCCGGATTGGCATCCAGAAACGGGTCAATCAGAATATGCTGCCCCCGCGAGTTGACGAGTTCGTAAGCGGCCACCCCAAAAAATCGCAACCGAGTCATAAAAAAGGGATTTAGGGGATAAAGGGGGTAAGGGGTAGGGTTAGAAAGTGAATAAAGTTAAACAAAAGCTTTTCCAACCTTTCCCTTACACCCTACCCCCTTTACCCCCTAAACCCCTTTTCTAAAACGTACTTTCTAAGCCCCGGATGAGCCGGACCATTGTTTCGTTGACGGGTGTTGGAACGCCAGCCTGCTGCCCCATGCTGACAATGGCTCCGTTGATGACGTCGATTTCGGTCTGCCGTTTGGCTTCTACGTCCTGCAACATCGACCCGCGTGCACCAACTGCATTTTTCAGCAGATGATGGATGGCCGCCCGCCGTTCATCGAACAACATCGTAACGCCCCTCGTACTCACGACGGCAACCAGTTCGCGCAGCAGGTCGTCCATAAGCGCAATCGTGCTGTCATTCTCAATGAGTTGGTGTGCCTGCATACCCAGCAGAGCCGACGTGGGCAGGGTGGTAACATTGATCGCTAATTTACCGAATACTTCGTTTAGTATATTGTCAGAAACGGTAGTGGTAAATCCGGCAGCGTCGATAGCCTGCGCAATCAGGTGTACCGACGCATCGGCAGCGTGCCCGACCCGACCCATGTACACCAGCGGGTTGCCGACCTGCCGGGCGTGGCCGGGTGCCAGCGTCGTGCCACTTACATAGGTTACGCCCACCAGCACCTGTTCGGGTGGAATAATGGCTGTGATGACGTCGTAGTTACCCCAGCCGTTTTGCAGACTCAGCACGGTAGTTTCCGGTCCGACGCAGGGCAGCGCATTCAGCAACGCGCTTTCAGTCCAGTAGCATTTGGTAAAAACGATGAGCACGTCCGTCGTGTCGATGGTAGTGGCATCAGCCGTGGCCCGCAGGTTTGTAACCGTCTCTACCTCACCTGTTTTGTTGGTTAGCCTGCCGCCGGCGCGGTTGACGGCATCAATAGCCACCGGGTTTACGTCGAGGAGCGTTACCGTGTGGCCCTGCTGTGCCAGTCGGATGCCAAAAATCAGGCCCATCGCGCCCGTGCCACCAACGATGGTTATAGTCATAAGAGGAGTGTTCAGAAAAGTCCGTCAAATGTAAAGCAAATTTTATCTTTGCATTATACCATGTTTTGCTGAATTGCGTACTATCTTCACATTACACCGTCGACAGGCTTAATTTAGCCTCTTCACCCGTTTATGGCCCCTCGTTTCGTCAAAATCATCCCTGCCGCAGCCCACTCCTACGTATATAAAGTTGACCGGATGCAAAACCCGACCGGCTGGCATTCGCACCCTGAAATTGAACTTTTGTGGGTTGTATCCGGATCGGGCACGCGCTTTGTTGGCGATAGTATCGAGCCGTTTCAAGAGCAGGAACTGGTGCTGCTGGGCGAAAACCTACCGCATTCGTGGCAGGCCGAAAACCTGACGGATGAGCGGCCCGAAGCCGTTGTCATTCAGTTTCAACGGACTTTTCTGGGGAACGAGTTTTTTCAGACGCCCGAATTTGCTCACATCGACCGGCTGCTCGACCGGGCCGACCGTGGCCTGCTCTTTTCGGGCGAAACCCTTTCGCCCGTAACTGCCCTACTGACTCAGTTGCCTACGCAATCTGCTCTTGAACAGGTCTTTACAATTCTGCGCGTTCTTGACCGGCTGTCGACCATTGACGCATACCGGACGCTGGCCCGGCCCAGTTTCAGTGCCGATTACCACCGCTCGACCGACGGGCGCATCGACCGGGTGTACGAGTTTACGATTGCCCAATTTGGGCAGAACATCACCTTACGGCAGGCTGCGGAAGTGGCCGGACTGACCGAGGCATCGTTTTGTCGGTATTTCAAACTCCACACCCGCCGAACCTACGTCGAGTTTCTGAACGAAATCAGGGTTGGTTATGCCTGTAAACTGCTGATTACTACGAATCGTGACATTACCCAAATCTGCTACGAGTGTGGGTTTCTGACGCTGTCGAACTTCAACCGACGCTTTAAGCGCGTTACGGGCCTGACGCCCACGCACTACCGCGAACGCATCAGTCAGAATCAGGGGTAGTTAGGGAAGCATCTGCTGCACTGCCGAAAAATCGGTGTAATTTAAACTACCCGGCATGGCCATACGGTCTACCTGCTGGTCAATCAATCCGCGTGCGGCCTTCGACAAATACCAGCCCAGCGGTAGTACTTCATTGCGCCGACGTTCTAACACAAACCGGTGAAATTTAACCGGTTGCTTTGAGTTAACAACAAAATACCGCAGATCGCCAACCGTGGCCGGGGTTTTACGATCCCAGGCGTTATAAAAAGCCGCCAATGGGGCAAAGGCATTACCGGCCTGTACAGACCCGCTCGTAGCTGACGCTCCATTCTGAATGAACACAATAACAGGGCAAACTGAGCGATTGCCAATTTGTCGCAGTAATGTGCTGTCTTTCAAACGACTGTTTACCAATTGAAGCATCTGGTAGGCGGTTTGCAGCCCGGTATTTTCGTAATAGCCACCATCAACCAATCGGTATGCAATGGGTTTATCATCGGCGTTATGCAACAAGCCCGCCGGGGTCACGACCGGGAAACGGGCACTCAAGCTCATTGCGGTCTTCAGCGGCACATCGCGCCCCAAGTCGGCCAGTGCATCGTGTGCATGATAAAATGATGGAGCATCAAGGGTGACGGGCGATAAAATAGCCTTTTGTCCCAATTCAACAATTGTGCTGTTAAGCAAAAGCAGCGGCAGGTCGGTGCGGTTCTGATACAATGTAGTCAGGCCCGCGTCGAGCCGGTCTGATTGGCTTATGGCGCGGTATCGGTTCCGAAAACTATCTTCCAGCCAGCGGGCACGGTCGAAATACGGTGTAAAAAAGCACAAACCGCCCAGCGTTGGGTCGGGGTAGCAAAACGCTCCCACCAATGGCGATAGAAAATCACCGGCGGCAATGCTGTCTAACGTGGGCCGTATGGTCGTTGTCCGCTGCCCTCGGTCGTGGAGTTGGGCTACATAAAACGCTCCACCGACGGTGCCGCCCGATACGCCCGAAATAGCCAGTATATGCTGGCGGAAACCCGGAATGTCATCGGTCAATTGCCCCAGCACCCCGGCAGTCCAATAAGCGCTGCGGCTCCCTCCCCCTTCTGCAGCAACGATAAATACCGGTAGCGGCTTCGCACTGCCGGGCTTGCTGGTTCGTACCAGATTGATCAACCAGTTGTCGACATACGTGACCATCGACTGCCGGGCAAGGGGCTTATCGCTCACGGTTCGGATGGCCCGCCGGGTCACATCGACACCGGAGAAATAGATTAACAGTGCAGCGGCAATCAGGAAGCCCAGCAGCGAAATAGTCCGACGACGCAGTTGGTAATTTGCCCACATACCCAGCAGACTCCAACCCGCAAAAGCACTAATCGTGATGGCTCCGAAGCCAAACCAGTGAGCCGGTTCGAGAGTGTGGTTGGGCAAACAAAACAAGATAATCATGGCCGCGTTCACACCAATAATAACCCGTACAATTCGCTGAAACAGCGGAAATTGATCGGTTTGAACGGCCTGCCGCGTCAGGATAGCCACTTCATAGTCTGACGTAGGTGTTAAGACCGAAGCCATTGGTTGCTGTGGCATGCCGGGCGTTGGCGAGAGGGCCACCATACCCTGCCGTTTCAGACTTCTATGAATTCGGTTAAAGCTATACCACACCAGACCACCTACCGTTAGCACCAC from Spirosoma montaniterrae encodes:
- a CDS encoding sugar phosphate isomerase/epimerase family protein; amino-acid sequence: MQTGISTYSYPWAVGVPGYWPEHPLTALELLDRAARLGAQAVQFGDNLPLHRLSADDWLALRARARALGLHIEVGTRRLTVDNLRTYLGLAAEAGSPFLRVVIDDGDYKPSEQDVVSVIRAVLPVLADTNVVLALENHDRFAARSLERIIQQTNVERVGICLDTTNSFGAAEDVHTVLSVLGPYTVNLHAKDFVCERVTHKMGFVVEGTRPGTGRLDLADALRHLTPFGRCQTVTLEQWPPFRDTLAETIAIEADWAETGVNWIKQNLREIAINQKRQ
- a CDS encoding Gfo/Idh/MocA family protein yields the protein MNIAIVGCGFWATYQVAGWRELPGVTVVAVCDADAAKARTLAETFGVAGVYTDARVMLDAERIDALDVITSPNTHAGLVLLAAEHGVPVITQKPMANDLETCRQMVDACERADVPLFVHENFRWQTPIRALKAVLDSGEIGTPFKGRIYFCSGFPVFDNQPFLAEIEQFIISDVGSHTFDMARFLFGEPARLFCRTQRINPRIRGEDVANTLIDMVSGLTCYVEMSYASVLESDAFPETLISVEGSAGSVELRKGFDLRITTRSGTRVEYARPPLYAWANPDYAVVHASIVDCNRNILSGLRHEGPAETTGADNLQTVRMVHAAYESARTGEVILLKG
- a CDS encoding patatin-like phospholipase family protein, giving the protein METSPPVHSAPNRADTNHPRRPWWVFAYEAFKYLQALLSITAVVGVGLLAVLLIYGLTRVDQFQDLFIAMISDWATVWRHPAGKGPSSQDIMDILVRDASFLAALVLWAFTLAFTARWCLFKSRIPPVMIRESFAYLRNRVNRFQDALLFYAPRTLGLLPFVVISLAFVMNYRGVQYHNAQSWLWVGVVLTVGGLVWYSFNRIHRSLKRQGMVALSPTPGMPQQPMASVLTPTSDYEVAILTRQAVQTDQFPLFQRIVRVIIGVNAAMIILFCLPNHTLEPAHWFGFGAITISAFAGWSLLGMWANYQLRRRTISLLGFLIAAALLIYFSGVDVTRRAIRTVSDKPLARQSMVTYVDNWLINLVRTSKPGSAKPLPVFIVAAEGGGSRSAYWTAGVLGQLTDDIPGFRQHILAISGVSGGTVGGAFYVAQLHDRGQRTTTIRPTLDSIAAGDFLSPLVGAFCYPDPTLGGLCFFTPYFDRARWLEDSFRNRYRAISQSDRLDAGLTTLYQNRTDLPLLLLNSTIVELGQKAILSPVTLDAPSFYHAHDALADLGRDVPLKTAMSLSARFPVVTPAGLLHNADDKPIAYRLVDGGYYENTGLQTAYQMLQLVNSRLKDSTLLRQIGNRSVCPVIVFIQNGASATSGSVQAGNAFAPLAAFYNAWDRKTPATVGDLRYFVVNSKQPVKFHRFVLERRRNEVLPLGWYLSKAARGLIDQQVDRMAMPGSLNYTDFSAVQQMLP
- a CDS encoding MBL fold metallo-hydrolase; this translates as MTRLRFFGVAAYELVNSRGQHILIDPFLDANPGSPVKSADLERVDLICVTHAAPDHYGDTFAIAKRTGARVVCGADVKQHLMALGLPGSQITATCWNIRVEIAGIQVHPLECHHWSHIKLPTGEFITGVPMAFIIHVDEGIRFYHYGDTALFSDLKLQGELYKPTHAAIGITQPWEVIHLMEGPDRVLTGEMNPHEAFLAAQWLGVRQVFPCHYINPDHEDVLTFQHYILEHYKAGNALPESILLAPGNWFDLDPVN
- a CDS encoding ketopantoate reductase family protein, which gives rise to MTITIVGGTGAMGLIFGIRLAQQGHTVTLLDVNPVAIDAVNRAGGRLTNKTGEVETVTNLRATADATTIDTTDVLIVFTKCYWTESALLNALPCVGPETTVLSLQNGWGNYDVITAIIPPEQVLVGVTYVSGTTLAPGHARQVGNPLVYMGRVGHAADASVHLIAQAIDAAGFTTTVSDNILNEVFGKLAINVTTLPTSALLGMQAHQLIENDSTIALMDDLLRELVAVVSTRGVTMLFDERRAAIHHLLKNAVGARGSMLQDVEAKRQTEIDVINGAIVSMGQQAGVPTPVNETMVRLIRGLESTF
- a CDS encoding zinc-binding alcohol dehydrogenase family protein, encoding MRALIISAPQTMTVGSWAMPQPGPGEVRVAVAAAGICAGDLYIYTGKNPYVAYPNIGGHEVSGYVEAVGPDVAELSIGDRVVVDPFVSCGRCYPCRIGKRNCCVNLRITGVHVPGGYADFVLTPATHAYKIPDGLSLEKAAFTEPVTVALHACQRAGVTAADDVLVLGCGPIGMVTIDVARAFGARVLAVDVLPQRVETAARLGADGMLSDGNLIKNVLERTNGEGMPVVIEATGVPAVMTQTLDLVAAGGRIVIVGLVGKGVAVPFQGLDFTRKEPTIYGSRTSTPDCFPTSMQLLAEGKIRFPDWATAFPMWEAPAVFADITAHPENVHKGLLIR
- a CDS encoding fumarylacetoacetate hydrolase family protein, which gives rise to MKLYTFQRQQQTRIGVEKNGNLVDVTDVAGTNDMVALIEQFDNLREALLHAVATTETTIPFGDVTLKAPLKPGKILCCGINYHGHFAENPAAKLPQKPFFFPKFPSNVIGPGEAILHPAGIRQLDWEVEFTLVFGKKVRHLPEDESVMDAVFGYTILHDVSARDVQFVDNQITLGKNFETFAPVGPCIVTKDELPDLSDVKLRTLLNGQLVQNGSTADWIYSLPHLLSWLTSVMTMHPGDLMTTGTPAGVGYFSRPQHFMQAGDTVRLEIEGIGALENKIEWLND
- a CDS encoding phosphogluconate dehydrogenase C-terminal domain-containing protein gives rise to the protein MTKIALVGAGGKMGCRLTDNFLKYPHYDVAYLEVSERGIDNLRQRGVIVVGTEAIPDADVVILAVPDVAIGAISDDLIPQMKPGALVLTLDPAAPLDGVIAHRDDLGYVIAHPCHPSVFNWEPTEEAFRDFYGGISAKQSIVVALMHGSETHYALGERVAQEMYAPTKDTHRITLEQMAILEPAMVETLAQTCMEVVKEGYDRIVALGVPEAAARDFVLGHLRIQIAVLFKEVNGTFSDAAYKISKRAKPILFRDGWQHIFEMDDIRQQVKDITTK
- a CDS encoding AraC family transcriptional regulator; the encoded protein is MAPRFVKIIPAAAHSYVYKVDRMQNPTGWHSHPEIELLWVVSGSGTRFVGDSIEPFQEQELVLLGENLPHSWQAENLTDERPEAVVIQFQRTFLGNEFFQTPEFAHIDRLLDRADRGLLFSGETLSPVTALLTQLPTQSALEQVFTILRVLDRLSTIDAYRTLARPSFSADYHRSTDGRIDRVYEFTIAQFGQNITLRQAAEVAGLTEASFCRYFKLHTRRTYVEFLNEIRVGYACKLLITTNRDITQICYECGFLTLSNFNRRFKRVTGLTPTHYRERISQNQG